The nucleotide window AGAGACCTGCAGATCCACCAGCATGTGGCTGATGGCCTGGAAGGCGCCGATGGGCTGGCCGAACTGCTCCCGCTGCTGCGCGTAGCGGACGGCGTCGTCCACCACGCGCTGGGCGCAGCCGACGCAGTACGCGGCCTGCGAGAGCCGCACCCGCTCGAGCGTGGCCTTGATCGCCGCCCAGCCCCCGTCGAGGGGGCCCAGGAGCGCCGACCGCGGCACGCGCACGCCGTCGTAGTGCACCTCGTAGAGCCCGCCCGCGCCCCGCATGCCGAGCTTCTCGATCCGGCGGTAGGTGATCCCGGGCGTCCGCGGGTCGACCAGGAAGAGGCTGATGCCCTTGTGCTTGGGCGCTCGCGGATCCGTCCGCGTCGCCACGAGGAGGCAGCCGCTCTCGGCGGCGCCCGTGGTGAAGATCTTGGTGCCCGTGATGACGAACTCGTCCCCCTCGGCCACCGCCCGCGTCTGCAGCGAGGCCGCGTCGGAGCCGGCATCGGGCTCGGTGAGCGAGAAGGCGAAGACCATCTCCCCCGCGCATACCCGGGGCAGGTAGTGGCGCTTCTGCGCCTCCGTCCCGAACCGGACGATCGTGTGGGTGCCGAAGCCGATGGCGAAGTTCAGGAGGGAGGCGATGGACAGCGACGCCCGCCCCATCTCCTCGAGGAGCACCGTCGCGTCCACGGTGCTGCCCCCCGCCCCGCCGTACTCCGGCGGGACGGCGAGGCTCGTGAAGCCGAGCCGGGCCATCTTCGGCAGGAGCTCGGCGTGGGGCGCCCGGCCGGTGGCGTCCAGCTCGCGGAGGTACTCGGGCGTGAGCTCCTTCGCGGCGAAGTCCCGGACCACCCGGCGCAGCATCTCCTGCTCCTCGGTGAGGTGGAACCCGAGGCCTCCGGCCCCCGCGGTCCCGGCGCTCATCGCCTGTCCACCAGCCGCTCGGCCTTGGCCTGCCGCGCGGGATCATAGATGTCGTCGAGGGCCACGAACTCCACGCGGGGGCGAACCCCCACGGCGCTGGCCGCGCCCCCCACCACCATCGCCGCCAGGGCGTCCCGGTCGGCCCGCCCCGTGGCCACCCGCACCAGCATCTCGTCCATGGAGAAGGGGTCACGGGGGTCCTGGCGGGTGAGCACCACCTGGAAGTCGTCCACGCCGGGGACGCCCCGGAGCGTGTCCAGCAGCACCGCAGGATTGATGAGCATGCCTTTCACCTTGATGAGGTCTCTGGTCCGGACGATGGGCCCCACGATGCGGTCCCCGCTGCGCCCGCAGTGCGGACAGAGTTCGTGGGTGAGGCTCACGATGTCGCCGACCAGGTAGCGGATGAGCGTCGTGCCGCGCCGGTTCAGGTGCGTGAGGGCCAGCATGCCGCGGGCCCCGTCCGGCAGCCGGGCCCCCGTGTCGGGATCCACGACCTCGTGGAAGATCACCTCCGGGGCCGGGTTGTGCCAGTCGCCCTCCTCGCGGCACTGGGCGTGGGCCCCGGACTCCGTGGAGCCGTAGCGGTCGAAGATGACGGGCCCGGCCGCCCCGAGGGCGCGCAGCCGCGCCCGCATGTCCTCGCGCAGGGCCGGGGAGGAGGCCTCCCCCGTCACCGCGCACATGCGCACGCTCGTGAAGTCGGCGCCGAGCTCGGCGGCCCGCATGATCACGCGCCGCACGAAGCTCGTCACCCCCCAGAGCACCGTCGCCCTGTGGCGCT belongs to Candidatus Rokuibacteriota bacterium and includes:
- a CDS encoding acyl-CoA dehydrogenase family protein translates to MSAGTAGAGGLGFHLTEEQEMLRRVVRDFAAKELTPEYLRELDATGRAPHAELLPKMARLGFTSLAVPPEYGGAGGSTVDATVLLEEMGRASLSIASLLNFAIGFGTHTIVRFGTEAQKRHYLPRVCAGEMVFAFSLTEPDAGSDAASLQTRAVAEGDEFVITGTKIFTTGAAESGCLLVATRTDPRAPKHKGISLFLVDPRTPGITYRRIEKLGMRGAGGLYEVHYDGVRVPRSALLGPLDGGWAAIKATLERVRLSQAAYCVGCAQRVVDDAVRYAQQREQFGQPIGAFQAISHMLVDLQVSTDAARLLLYRAAWLVDQGIACMKEASMANLYATEALVRVTSDAMRVYGGYGFTLEFDIQRHFRDARLFVIGDGSSQIQRNLIARMMGLG
- a CDS encoding AMP-binding protein — protein: MTDLLRQPLEAIRRVQDEKLVRQLALCARGHAHYRRRWAEAGVDVSRIRSVADLVLLPFTSKQELMADPESFRLHCPELPLHERALWEVNYTTGSTGEPTPLYVTTHDYQAYLFQARRVAGIAGITDRDILANLFPLTPAAMGAFVRSEPNAYAAGAALVGALTGAPHGEFGVHRSLDDAVRMVERHRATVLWGVTSFVRRVIMRAAELGADFTSVRMCAVTGEASSPALREDMRARLRALGAAGPVIFDRYGSTESGAHAQCREEGDWHNPAPEVIFHEVVDPDTGARLPDGARGMLALTHLNRRGTTLIRYLVGDIVSLTHELCPHCGRSGDRIVGPIVRTRDLIKVKGMLINPAVLLDTLRGVPGVDDFQVVLTRQDPRDPFSMDEMLVRVATGRADRDALAAMVVGGAASAVGVRPRVEFVALDDIYDPARQAKAERLVDRR